Sequence from the Fundulus heteroclitus isolate FHET01 unplaced genomic scaffold, MU-UCD_Fhet_4.1 scaffold_68, whole genome shotgun sequence genome:
agatgatggcCTTATTTGGAAGAGGGGAAGAAATGTTGAATTTGTAAATAGGAAACTACAAGAGGCGTTACATAGTATAGAAGCTTGGGCTTTAGAATGGGGATTTAGAATCTCAATATCTAAATctaaggttgttgtttttactaatagaaagttaaatattattgcAAATCTCAAATTATATGAGAATGTTATTGAAAGGATagatcaaataaaatatttaggatTCTGGTTTGATAAAATACTTACATGGAAGACTCATGTTAATAAAATAGttggaaaaagtaaagaaatctTAAATATAATGAGGTGTTTAAGAGGAAAAGAATGGGGAGCTGAtaggaaagttttaaaaacaatttacacTGGTCTAATCAGGTCAGTTTTTGATTATGgatgtattttatataattcAGCTTCAAATAGTTTATTAAAAACCATAGATAGAATACAATATAAAGCATTAAGACTTTGTTGTGGAGCGATGAAAAGTACCCCAATTTCAGCTCTACAAGTTGAGATGGGTGAGATGCCGTTGGAGCTTAGAAGGAAACAATTAGCCATAACTTACTGGGCAAATATTAAAGGACATAAAGAAAGTTATCCTCCATATATGATGTTACAACCTtgtcaagaaaaagaaaaaaagcaaataaatagttttggatggattataaaaaatgaaataagagAGATAGGATTAAATCATAGTTTAATTAGTCCTGTGATTGTTATTCCTGTTATTCAACCATGGATAATTGAGCTAGCGGAAGTTGATTTAAGTTTACTGGAAAAAGGAAGACAATTAGAAAAGAAAGAGGTGGAAAATTATATTGGAAATGAATATGCggaatatatacaaatatatacagatgcctctaaaatgtcaaataataaTATAGGAATAGCTTTTGTAATTCTGGAATTAGATATtatgagaaataaaagaataacagaCAAATTAACAGTATATACAGGTGAATTAATGGCTATTTTAATGGCTCTAGAATGGGTTGAGGAAACAAGAGAGAGAGCGGTTGTAatctgttcagattcaagtagTGCATTAGTAAGTATTGTAGAACAAAATTCAGAATCAAGGCAAGATATTATAGTTGATATTAATCAGTTAATGTTTAGGATTAAAAGTTATGGATCTCTGGTCAAATTAGTTTGGGTTCCTGCTCACATTGGAGTAGTAGGGAATGAGCTGGCAGATAGTTTTGCTAAGAATGCAGCAAAAAAGTCtattgttgatttaaatattaaaatgagtaaaaatgaGGTTAAAAATATTAGTAAAGTGTATATTAAGAATAAATGGCAGGAACAGTGGGATAAAGGAAGCAATGCCAGATTTTATTATAGCATCCAAAGAAAAGTTGGAGAATTTAGGAAATGTAGCaggaataaaaaagaagaagatattATATCTAGATTAAGGTTTGGACATACAGGTTTAAACAGTactcttaaaataattaataaacatgATACAGGTTTCTGTAGTTATTGTGGGAAATTAGAAAcaatacaacattttttttagaatgtagTAAGTATGTTCGAAAAAGGAAGGAGTTAATTAGAAATttaaataggaataaaaataagtgaGATATTAGAAGTTTGCTTCAAAGATCATCGGGGGATGTAGTTTTTaatagtatttttaattttctaaggAGAACAGGTATTATGGGAAGATTATAGTGGTTTTACATCTGATCCATACTCCAGTCTAGAAGGTTTcggtaatgcacctaaaagttgtttgccaaccgccattaaaaaaaaaaaaaacaagaagaagaagaagaagaagtttcTCCCTTAAGCTGCCACACCCTGCTGAGAAGCCAAACCAGGAAGAGGTAGGTGCTTACAACTAAACAAGAGTTCtgtcaaaacaagaaaataaacatctggAAATTTAAGGAAACATAAATTGACATTCATATATTGACACTTCCTTCACAGAACAGATGGCCAGTCCCCCTGCATCTCAAGAAGGTACACCTAAATGTCTgaacaaaaatacaacaaaaataatacaacaatGCAACTGTTTAGACTGTAATTCAATCAATAATTTGTTTCTTGATGTAATGGAAGCTATCTCCATTAcatctggtctaattacttactctgcacacctgcctaactccacccctgctgcaatcacctctcaccggcttcacctgattccacctccatataaactgttgagaccagacatcagagccaggtcgtctgtttgagtatgggtgagtctcctcctgcaagttctGTTATGTTTAGCTTTTTGAATTTCTACCACCTTGTCTCCAAAAACCTGTGccgttctgtctgttcctgcctggcCTGCCCCGTGAGTCTGTCTGTTTCTGTGCCGTCTTTTGGGTTAACGGTTCCTTTTGGTTTTTGTCcctgtttcactttttgttaataaaagaagattctacactgaacctctgctggtctggttgtGTTCTGGGTCTCCTGCTCCGATCTTTAcagtataatgcatttatcaacagaaacctaatctgttttataaaactaaatatataaagatttactgcacatttaaacattaacaactcactattgttagggaaataattagttgtctgagaggatgtaggtaaggagaagcggttatctacacttcagatatatgatgtaagaaatgtgtttggaatgttaagataaattacacgAAATGGGCTAAAGAGAGTAACTACAGCCCAGTTGTActtttgttgaagtttgaatttaatatttgaaatgctgtcagtgtcagtgacacttctacttccagtgcaaagtaaatacaatacatttatttgcagtcccttgaatgtacaattttgctgtgttttatgatgcagacagagATTAAGAAAATAAGGttggggtttatctctgcagaTTTCTATATCTtctaaagaaaatacaggatatatctagacaacagacatattttgaatatatttggtttaataggcacgtatttaccatctgtctctgttgctggtaagttcaaatgcaaactttttcaaagtggggaaaaagtcccaattcgacattcATCAGATCGGACCCtgctttataataataattgaactttattgatctaacaatggagaaattcactctgcatctttacccattaccttagggagcagtgggctgccactgttcagcgccaggggagcaatcaggggttaagggtcttgctcagggacccagaatggtagtctgtgggagttgaactcagaacctctgggacccaatctcaatgctctaaccactaggccaccagattaacaaaaagcatctagtgtgtgcCGTGCTTattaaatttgtataaatgtagcaagaaatactgcttttctctttagacagaagaaacgcgTCACAATGCTaaagtcaagcataaagaaataggagcatgcatactgcgtaggaccaatgatgtcagaccaatgaagctttgggCCAATAGTGTCCCtagggttaaagttcaaatcaaagttcaaatcaaacctacgcccttgattccatgttacattctttatagtatgggttggtacatttcaaccggttgtatagcaaggtatgtttctgtatcgtgttttaaatccgtgccccatgtgccctcttttaactttgagcacctgcccctccaacagtCTCTGCACGGCCCtggtactgaatgtgtataccaactgtgcaataccttgaggccaggttaatggaaattagtgagagtggacacttaaaatacttccaaaatcttaatttattaacactgtaaaatgtaaactccagcacagcaacaattcagagagagagagagagagagagagagagagagagagagagagagagagaggtaggtaggtaggtaggtaggtaggtaggtaggtaggtaggtaggtaggtaggtcaATCACacattatcacgttacatcatcatAGTTATACAAGAGCAGCTTTGTCAGCAACCCACTCTTCTCAGCCACCTTATCTATCACTGTGTCTGTGTCTAATGCCATGAGGATGTCTTTTCAGTGGCCATCAACAGAAATGCCTCCAGCTTGCTTGCAGACAGCTTGCTCCTAAGTCTGGACTTGATGAACTTGAGCGTAGAGAAGGTTCTTTCACAGGCCACTTGGGTAAGGAAAGGCTCAGCAAGAACTTCTAAGCAAGCCCAAGGAGATGATAAGCATCTGAGAACATGTTAAGCCGCTGTAGAATCTGGTAGCAGCACAGTGGGCAATTTTTACAGGAGGCACAGGTTTTACCCCCTATATCCGTTTCCTCTTCTTGTCCTTCAGCTCCACCTTCTACTGTTCTAGTCATGTAATCTTCAAGATGGGATGCTTTCAGTCTGTCCCACTGTCCTGCTAAACATTTCAGCTCTGATTGGAGATTGTCCACTGTTGCACTAGTGCTGAATTTCATCAGACATCTACTCAAAACTTCCAGAGCATTGTTGGGCAGAGTATTGGTCCAGAGCTGTTCAAAGTTCCTGGGATCCAGCCATGCTAAATCGGCGAAAAGAGTGCCATGTGTCATAAACCTTCCAAGAATAGCCTCATAGCATCAGTTGAGCATCAGTTTGAGGCTCATCTTGAGCCATTTCTCCtcctttagtttttctttcctttctagTTTCTGAGGCAATGCACtttgttataagaattattattctgaagtcactatggcctcacaccactcggacagaggaggcctggagacctgatgtctgtgtagaagatccactgtttgctgattgcaaggccaaatgctgcagctgctgagggatactgattgtttacgatagactgtctttgttttgtctcatgggaaggccacggtgcagtattaggggaagcccgaaaagcgacacagggggagacagggcagacgcagactggaGCAGAACcgtggggtgtgattactttccatctatgtgaatctctgctctgtttctcaataaaagtgctggaactatatcaccaccgtctccttcttcagtaactcagggaggtcagttatctgttcagaactcccataacaacTTTCAATTTCAATGTCCGtttcctcctctcttttttcaaTATTCTCATTTGTACATTGCACAAAAGTGtctgctgcagctttcacaCCTGAAAAATCTCTAGCAATGCTTTTCAGGGCTTCTTGTGTTGTAATCACATACGATGGGCTGAAAGGATATCCACGCCTTCTGTCTGGAGGTATTTAGACAGGGGTGTTGTTTGTTCAAATATTCGCAGGAATATCTGAGCAGTTAATATAGTTTCGTATTTCAAGAGGCCCTCTTTCAACCCTCGTGCTTTGGCTCCTACTGATGCTTTTTCGTGAGCTTTGTTTTCTATGGATACCAGAGTCAGGACTGCATCTGCAAACAAACAATTTTGGGGTTTCCCAAAATgtccaaacactttttttagaGCATTATGTTTTGACCACCATCTTGTCTCCCCAATTGGAGAGAGGCATCTATGGCTTCTGTCTTGGGCTTGGTTCTCCCACACATTGACCCTTTGATAGGAGTCCTTGATGAAGACCGCAATTTCATTCAACAGACCCAACAATGATCCACTTTCAATGACAGTTTGCGTAGTGTCAGAAAGCACAAGATTGAGCACATGTGCATAGCACCATACATGGACATGAGCTGGTGACTGAGATGTCATCAGTGCTGAAAATCCTTTCTATGTGCCTTGCATATTTAAATCGCCACCAGGTGGCATCTGTACAATAGGCGGCCTTTTACATTGGACAGTAGGCGGTATTTCACATTATGTACAATCCGCAGTACCATGAATAGGACATTTGGCGGCATTATAATAAAGGGGCAGTCTGAGAGACAGATGACAACATGTAACATATATAAGGAGCATTAAAGCCCTATATAGAGGGCCTACGGGGTTTAGCAGAGTGGGCAATGACATTTCCCACCACCTAAAGGAGCAGGGTTTGAAACCAACCTTAGCCAATACTTTTTTCAATTTTTCCAATGGTAAATGAAGTCACTGATGACATTGGAATAATTATTAATCAACCAATAGGTGAATAAGGGGTGTGGCTGGAGGGATAACCATTTAACCATTGCCATGGCAACTGTGACGTTCATGTTCATGTGGCAGAGTGGATAGCATGATGCGCTACCACCTGTAGGAGCTGGGTACGAAACCCCCCTGGTTCTtcagtttagttattttttctaTAATTGTTAATGGCTACATATTATGGTTATTACGGCTCGACTTTCATCACCATAGGGGCTGGGCCAGGTGGAGAGATAACGCCGCTCCCACACGTTCAAAAGCCACTTCGGTAAAGCCTCATTggctttttgctttttgaattGACATTTAATTTTTGTGTACATATTTATGGAACGGAGAACCGGGGGAATGCACCGAgcttctattattatttttattataataatgaAGGGAGACATTTGTTGAAGAacacttattttaattaaatataaaaatatattgctCTTAAATAAGCAGCAAGTACTCAGCAAACattataaaacacagcaaagtattacaaaaaaacacagcaaaccaataaaatagattaaaataaatacaaattgtgCAATACAAATagttgtttaaaacaacaatatatagatttatatttatgtatgtatatgttatctgttttctttttagaaacaCAGCAGTGCtacaaaaaacacagcaaaccaaaaaacttacatttaaagaactaaagATGTGCTAAGCGTGGTCACAACAAAGTAGTATATTTACATAttgcaattatttttaattctacTTTTTTAAGTAGAAACAAAGTatagtaaataaaatatataaactatTTTTTAAGAGGCTTCCTTACACGTAACATGCGCCTTTGAGGGGTTGATCTAAGTTGCCGCTGTCTTAACCTGTACCTCAATTGCGGACTGACACTCTTTCTTttaatttgggggggggggggggtcctgccTGGAGAATGCAGGGTGGGAGGTGACCCGGACTCTGGGCTGGTGGACTCTTCGTCTGTGGTGGTTCCTGATGTGCGTAGAATGTCCGTAGAACTGAGTTCCTCCAGCTGTGGTTTCTAAAACATTAATACAGCATATTTCTTAGATGTATATCTaattatacatatatttatttattagatgtAATAAGGTACATCAATGCAAACGACATCACACATACATTTTGCTGAGGGGGCTCCGCACTACTGTCACTGGAGGACTCTGACAAAGTCAGCATCGGCGTTTCCTCTTTCAATGGGGACAATGTTTGCACTGGTTTGATGGCCAGCTCAAAGTTTCTCTGATGCGGGCCAGTTGTGCAGTGGTGAGGTGAAGTGCATAATATTTGTCTACGGTTGAGGTGTCATTTTCTGGCGGGCATTGGGGGAGAGGATGTTCCTGGCCTGGAAAATTAGAGGAAATTACTTATGATTAATATCATTAGTATGACATCATTATTACTTCTAGTTCACTGCATTAAAGGTGCATATAACTGCTTACATAGGTCGCTATAGAGGTCCGGAAGTCCGTGAATGTCGGGGTGCCTGGTAGACCCATGTCTGCCCAGGCTAGTTGCATGTGGGTGAGCAGTTTATGGATCGTCGTGTGGTTTTCCGTGAAGAAGACAAAATCTGTGGTTGGATTCAGTTGCTCACGGATCATCAGCCACTGCTCAAACCACCCAAACTCCTCAATGGTTAGATACAGCTGTGCCGGACCAAAGGCACAGTTGGTTTTGTGCTCTTTGACCTGTAGTGCAAAGGAGAGGTTATGTTGCTGGACACATGGGAAAAGAGAAcaaatgctttttgttaaaCAGCACACTTACATTAATGAACGAAACCGCCATCCCCCAATCTTGCCTCCTGCTGGGCCTCATCCACCTCTGACACAGTCATGTTCTTCAGGACACCTGTCCTGTGCCCATACAAACTGGCCAGGTAGACGCTCACGTACCCGTGGAACCTCCTGCGGTTTTCGGGACTGGGGTCCGCGGACAGCTGATCTAAAACACACCATAACAATTTACAGGTTAGGGTGGGGACATTTGGCGGAGGCACAGCTGCTCCGCAATGGCTGTATGTACAACAACTGTACATATGGCCTCACCAAGAATTTCGGGGATTCTCTGCCTTGCCGTGACCTGGCAACTGTGGAGGTCCCGCCTGGAGATAGCGGAGCTCATTTTGCGCTTCTTGATCCTAATCTGGCGGATCACTACACGTCTGCCGAGCTTGGAGATGGAGGAAGAAATAGCCCTGACCACTGCCACTAATGAGGCGTTCGGGACCCTGGATGCTGAGGGCGGTGTGTCCCTGAAGTATGCCAGGAACTCGGATGTGTTGACCAGATAGGATTTTATTGTGGTGACAGCCTTCCCCTCATTAAGGAGATAATCGGGCCACCTCTTCATAGGAGAGTAAATATGAATTAAAATGgaacacatccatccatccatcccctaACATCGGGGACAGAAAGCAGCATTTCACATGGGACACTTACTGGTGTATTCTCCGAATGTTGGGGAGGAACATCCAGTTCTGGAGCATGGTTTGCCCTTCTGTGAGGAACGCCAAGAAAAGCATGATCCGCCGGACTTTTGGTTCTCCTCGTGTTTCTTTGTTCCACAGGAGCCCTTGAGGTGCAGCCAATACTCCTCGAGGTATTCCACTGAATACAGAATCAAGTTAGCTTGAATGCATAACAGAATTAGGGGGGGATTGTGGAAAGCAGTGGCATTACTCACAGAACTCCTTGAACACAGCCAGTGTGGTGGGTCTGGGTTTGGCCTTGTCTGCCTTTGCTGACCGCGGGCCTGGCCTGGACTCCAGTTCCTCCTCATCAGCTTCATCCAATGGGTCATCAGGGCCTTCAGGCAAGGGAGCATCCACATCCTCAATCTCCACCGGACCTGAGGACATCTGCTTGATGACCAGTTAAAAGGTGTTATGGTTAAGGTTTGGCATTCTCAAAGAGCCTTCCTGGGAAGGCTGCTCTGGGTATTAATGCACACAGATGTCATCCACTTCTGTGGTTCTCCCTGGTTCTTGCAGGACAACCTGGAGCAGGCccatggaggaccaggggcggcACAAGGAGAACCAGGCAGAACCACAGGGGTGGAGGACATACATGTACATCACAGCTTCTTTAACTCAGGTAAGTATTGCAATATAACAAAGAGTTATGCATACCTCATCCATCCGTTTTATTACTCTTCTTGCCCTTTTCGACCACCTGATGTGGTAGGTGAGCTTTTTACGAAGATCCTGCATGTCTTTGATTAGCTGCTGGTTCTTGGTCTGAAGTTCCTGGAAAGAGGTGCAGGACGGAACCTCAGGGTTAAGGATGCTTTGTCCTGCATCACCGGGGTTGTCATGGTGCTAGAGGTCCAGCATGGAGACCATGGGTATGGACGGTGCGCTCGCCCTCAGACCTCTGAGGCTGGAAATTGTCTGTTCCATCTTCAAGGCCTGGATAAGCTGGTTCAGCCTGGCTGCGTCAAACTCGGTGTGACCCTGCTCCAGATGCCTGTCCAGCCGAGACTTTGAATAGTCGCAGCCTTCGACTGGACATGGGATCCGGCGGATGTTGATTCTCCCGCTGGCAAAATTCAGCatttaaattgcatttaaaaattatataatacaaaccgcaatttggggaaaaaatcaacaaaaaacctaacgcatctaagaatcaaatacattacaaaatcatagcaaaaactgtataataccccccccccccccaccacaaatcatgtctatccagtaatttaggaccattttgttagtttttggtgtttaatgtacttttctctgcttccatccctgtttcccattagcacatattgtgtttatgcttcaaaaactgtgactgtaaagcatgaggattatctatcataaaatcttccttatggaaggtaattccccaggatctggttctgcttttatttgcgcacccataagcggagtaaaagtcgggctGGCAAAATTCAGGAAAAGCTTGCGCTCCTCCACATTATGCATCAGATGATTGATCATCAGGGCTTTGGTAGACATTAgcgaataatatatataaataaaattcaagaatgtctaacaaagctctgatgccttcacggagcagatgcaattttggagagactaagccacaaaaacttggacgtgtagacctgtatctctctacctaatattagaaaaatcacattctaatataaacaatatcttttaatcttacatgtgaaaagttatccctcgagccctgacgtcaatagtccctcaatttaaacaaaaataatccgcacagtgctgaggcgtCATTaatgtgttcagcttgaatcagcaggtcgaccgccccaagatggcggcggtgattcctgcgccgcgacagtcaatgcggggtctactcttatattatgtctatgctgtgaacaccgctgcgcaaagttccacatggagcgtgaaggtgtttttctactttatggttggcctagccctttagactgtcagggatgataagCAATGGGCTGCAGCagcctgtggtaagggccggatgatcggaacagactcttgcactgctgattttatttttcttcatgcattatgcaaatataacgaggccgatatataataataattataatatatatatattatataatatatatatatatatatataatatatatatatatactataatatatatagcATCCTATATATAAtgtctctctctcatatatctatataaatgtgtatgtctgtatgtatatattctACTCTTAGCTTTCATACTACTCTCTGATGtcctgtcctgtctgtctcatcTGTCGCTCTCTCTCATGTCTTACTATCTCTATCGtatcctctctctgtctgttctctctctctctctctctcatgtcggtctctctctctcctctgtctgtcctctctctctcctctgtcgATCtcatctcctctctctgtctgtctgtgtatatctctctctgtctgtctgtcctctCTACGTGGTGTcttacctctctctctctctctctctctctctctctctctctctgtgtctctctctctctctctctctcctctctctcctctctctctctctctctctctctctctctctctctctctctctctctgtctctctgtcttctctctctgtctctctctctctctctctctctctctctctctgtctctctctctcgtctctctctgtctctctctcgtgtctctctctcctgtgtctctctctctctctctctctctctctctctctgtctctctgtctgtctctctctctctgtctctctctctctccctctctctctctgtctgtctctctctctctctgtctctctctctctctctctctctcttctctctctcctctctgtctctctctctctctctctgtcctgtctctctctctctctctctctctgtcgtctctctctctctctctctctctgtctctctctctctctgtctgtctctctctctctctctgtctgtctctctctctctctgtctgtctctctctctctctgtctgtctctctctctctgtctgtctgtctctctctctctgtctgtctgtctctctctccgtctgtctctctctctctctctctctgtctgtctctctctctctctctctctctctgtctctctctctctctctctctctctctctctctctctctctctctctctctctctctctgctcttgtctctctctctctctctctctctctctctctctctctctctctctctctctcctctctctctctctctcctctctctctctctctctctccctcttctctctccctctctctctctctcttctctctctctctctctctctgtgtctctctctctctgtctctctctctcctctctgtctctctctctctctctgtctgtctgtctctctctcttctctctctctctctctctctctgttctctctctctctctgtctgtctctctctctctctctctcttctctctctctctctctatctttctctctctctctctgtctctatctctctctgtcctctctaTCTATGTCTATTCTCTCTGTCTTCTGtgtcttcttctctctctctcctctattATCTCTCTCCTCTCCCCCACCcaatctacagacaacagcacataggagcaaaactatatacagacaagtgagagcagaggtgctcataacagcatttaaaaataatatattacaaaccgcaatctggggggaaaaaaatcaacaaaaaacctaacgcatcttagaatcaaatacattacaaaatcatagcaaaaactgtataataccccccccccccaccacaaatcatgtctatccagtaatttaggaccattttgtttgtttacggtgtttaatgtacttttctctacttc
This genomic interval carries:
- the LOC118561591 gene encoding uncharacterized protein LOC118561591, whose protein sequence is MWMLPCLKALMTHWMKLMRRNWSPGQARGQQRQTRPNPDPPHWLCSRSSWNTSRSIGCTSRAPVEQRNTRRTKSPADHAFLGVPHRRANHAPELDVPPQHSENTPRWPDYLLNEGKAVTTIKSYLVNTSEFLAYFRDTPPSASRVPNASLVAVVRAISSSISKLGRRVVIRQIRIKKRKMSSAISRRDLHSCQVTARQRIPEILDQLSADPSPENRRRFHGYVSVYLASLYGHRTGVLKNMTVSEVDEAQQEARLGDGGFVH